The proteins below come from a single Isoptericola dokdonensis DS-3 genomic window:
- the rplC gene encoding 50S ribosomal protein L3 — MTNQQKNVTAVLGTKLGMTQTWNEDGKLVPVTVVAVPTNVVTQVRNGDVDGYAAIQLAAGQIDPRKVTKPLKGHFEKAGVTPRRHVAEIRTEDAAEFTLGQEITAAAFEAGVVVDVVGTTKGKGTAGVMKRHGFSGVGASHGAHRNHRKPGSIGGASTPSRVFRGMRMAGRMGHARKTVQNLTVHAVDAEKGLLLVKGAVPGPKGGVVLVRTAAKGA; from the coding sequence ATGACCAACCAGCAGAAGAACGTGACCGCGGTGCTCGGCACCAAGCTCGGCATGACGCAGACCTGGAACGAGGACGGCAAGCTCGTCCCCGTCACGGTCGTCGCCGTCCCCACCAACGTGGTGACGCAGGTCCGCAACGGTGACGTGGACGGCTACGCGGCCATCCAGCTCGCCGCCGGCCAGATCGACCCGCGCAAGGTCACCAAGCCGCTCAAGGGCCACTTCGAGAAGGCCGGCGTCACGCCGCGCCGCCACGTGGCCGAGATCCGTACCGAGGACGCCGCCGAGTTCACGCTCGGCCAGGAGATCACCGCCGCCGCCTTCGAGGCGGGCGTCGTGGTCGACGTCGTCGGCACCACCAAGGGCAAGGGCACCGCGGGCGTCATGAAGCGCCACGGCTTCTCCGGCGTCGGCGCCTCGCACGGTGCGCACCGCAACCACCGCAAGCCGGGTTCGATCGGCGGCGCCTCCACGCCGTCGCGCGTCTTCCGCGGCATGCGCATGGCCGGTCGCATGGGCCACGCCCGCAAGACCGTCCAGAACCTGACCGTCCACGCGGTCGACGCGGAGAAGGGCCTGCTGCTCGTCAAGGGCGCCGTCCCCGGCCCCAAGGGTGGCGTCGTCCTCGTCCGTACCGCCGCGAAGGGAGCCTGA
- the rpsJ gene encoding 30S ribosomal protein S10, protein MAGQKIRIRLKSYDHEVIDSSARKIVDTVTRAGATVVGPVPLPTEKNVFTVIRSPHKYKDSREHFEMRTHKRLIDIIDPTPKAVDSLMRIDLPADVNIEIKL, encoded by the coding sequence ATGGCGGGACAGAAGATCCGCATCCGGCTCAAGTCCTACGACCACGAGGTCATCGACAGCTCGGCGCGCAAGATCGTCGACACGGTGACTCGCGCTGGTGCGACGGTCGTGGGTCCGGTGCCGCTGCCGACGGAGAAGAATGTCTTCACCGTCATCCGGTCGCCTCACAAGTACAAGGACAGCCGCGAGCACTTCGAGATGCGCACGCACAAGCGGCTCATCGACATCATCGACCCCACGCCGAAGGCCGTCGACTCGCTCATGCGTATCGACCTGCCGGCCGACGTGAACATCGAGATCAAGCTCTGA